In bacterium YEK0313, one genomic interval encodes:
- the fmdA gene encoding Formamidase: MPKTAFSIDLNKAPEQQAIKTHNRWHPDIPMVETFKPGDVFRVECYDWTGGQIGNNDSANDIRDVDLSRVHYLSGPFGVEGAEPGDLMVVDILDVGALPGSEWGFNGLFAKENGGGFLTEHYPEARKSCWDFKGIYTTSRHIPRVRYPGLIHPGLIGCLPDHKLLAEANRREAELIATDPNRVPPLANPPHPGTALMGQMRGEAASRAAAEAWRTVPPREHGGNCDIKNLSRGSKVYFPVYVKGGGLSMGDIHWSQGDGEITFCGAIEMAGWIDISVDLIKGGMAKYGITNPIFKPSPIDPHFDDYLIFEGISVDEHTGEQYYLDAHVAYRRACLNAIEYLKKFGYTGEQAYMILGTAPVEGRISGIVDIPNVCATLAIPTAIFDFDINPNATGPTIQVSGVDVAKTS; encoded by the coding sequence ATGCCGAAGACCGCATTTTCCATCGACCTGAACAAGGCGCCCGAACAGCAGGCGATCAAGACCCACAACCGCTGGCACCCCGACATCCCCATGGTCGAGACCTTCAAGCCCGGCGACGTCTTCCGGGTCGAGTGCTACGACTGGACCGGCGGCCAGATCGGCAACAACGACAGCGCCAACGACATCCGCGACGTCGACCTGTCGCGCGTGCACTATCTCTCCGGGCCTTTCGGCGTCGAAGGCGCCGAGCCGGGTGACCTCATGGTGGTCGACATTCTCGACGTCGGCGCCCTGCCCGGTTCGGAATGGGGCTTCAACGGCCTGTTCGCCAAGGAGAACGGCGGCGGCTTCCTCACCGAGCACTATCCGGAGGCGCGCAAGTCCTGCTGGGACTTCAAGGGCATCTACACGACCTCCCGGCACATTCCGCGCGTGCGCTATCCCGGCCTGATCCATCCCGGCCTGATCGGCTGCCTGCCGGACCACAAGCTGCTCGCCGAGGCCAACCGGCGCGAGGCCGAGCTGATCGCCACCGATCCGAACCGCGTGCCGCCGCTCGCCAATCCGCCCCATCCCGGCACGGCGCTGATGGGCCAGATGAGGGGCGAAGCGGCGAGCCGCGCCGCGGCGGAAGCCTGGCGCACCGTGCCGCCGCGCGAGCATGGCGGCAATTGCGACATCAAGAACCTGTCGCGCGGCTCGAAGGTCTATTTCCCCGTCTATGTGAAGGGCGGCGGCCTCTCGATGGGCGACATCCACTGGTCGCAGGGCGACGGCGAGATCACCTTCTGCGGCGCCATCGAGATGGCCGGCTGGATCGACATCAGCGTCGACCTGATCAAGGGCGGCATGGCCAAGTACGGCATCACCAATCCGATCTTCAAGCCGAGCCCGATCGACCCGCATTTCGACGACTATCTGATCTTCGAGGGCATCTCGGTCGACGAACATACCGGCGAGCAGTATTATCTCGACGCCCATGTCGCCTATCGCCGGGCCTGCCTCAACGCCATCGAATATCTGAAGAAGTTCGGCTATACCGGCGAGCAGGCCTACATGATCCTCGGCACGGCCCCGGTCGAAGGCCGGATCAGCGGCATCGTCGACATTCCCAATGTCTGTGCGACGCTCGCCATCCCCACCGCCATCTTCGACTTCGACATCAACCCGAACGCGACGGGACCGACCATCCAGGTCAGCGGCGTCGACGTCGCGAAGACGAGCTGA
- the ureI gene encoding Acid-activated urea channel, whose protein sequence is MLLGLSLLYVGAVLFLNGLWLLGKIDDKEIVVINVVSGFVTLSVSLYSAFGPGANAASIKAAALTLLFTTTYLWVAYNRLVNVDGRGLGWFSLFVAITVAPVSALTFGSAQSGIDIWLGFSWAIWAVVWFMFFLLLVQKRPIQTVTGLATLGAGVVTGWLPGFLLLEGKL, encoded by the coding sequence ATGCTGCTGGGCTTAAGTCTGCTCTATGTCGGCGCAGTGCTGTTCCTCAACGGCCTGTGGCTGCTCGGCAAGATCGACGACAAGGAGATCGTCGTCATCAATGTCGTCTCGGGATTCGTCACGCTTTCGGTCTCGCTCTACTCGGCCTTCGGGCCGGGGGCGAATGCCGCCTCGATCAAGGCGGCCGCGCTGACGCTCCTGTTCACCACCACCTATCTGTGGGTGGCCTACAACCGGCTGGTCAATGTCGACGGCCGCGGGCTCGGCTGGTTCAGCCTGTTCGTCGCCATCACGGTGGCGCCGGTCTCGGCTCTGACCTTCGGCTCGGCCCAGTCGGGCATCGACATCTGGCTCGGCTTCTCCTGGGCTATCTGGGCCGTGGTCTGGTTCATGTTCTTCCTGCTGCTCGTGCAGAAGCGGCCGATCCAGACGGTCACCGGCCTGGCGACGCTCGGCGCCGGCGTCGTGACCGGCTGGCTGCCCGGCTTCCTGCTGCTGGAAGGCAAGCTCTGA
- a CDS encoding Zinc ribbon domain protein produces MPLYSYSCEACGPFESWSSMSEDGNACICPDCSGLSEREVSAPHLGLMNPTLRRALARSERSTSEPKVVKRSHLAGCGCSLCKVGKKAPSVRRRWMIGH; encoded by the coding sequence ATGCCGCTCTACAGCTACAGCTGCGAGGCCTGCGGGCCCTTCGAATCCTGGTCGTCCATGTCGGAGGACGGCAATGCCTGCATCTGCCCCGATTGCAGCGGCCTCAGCGAGCGCGAGGTCTCGGCGCCGCATCTCGGCCTGATGAACCCGACGCTGCGACGCGCCCTCGCCCGCTCGGAACGCAGCACCAGCGAGCCGAAGGTGGTCAAGCGCAGCCACCTTGCCGGCTGCGGCTGCTCGCTGTGCAAGGTCGGCAAGAAGGCGCCGTCCGTGCGCCGGCGCTGGATGATCGGCCACTGA
- a CDS encoding Rieske [2Fe-2S] domain protein yields the protein MSDAWRAYASAPPDGALVCPSEAVAQGAARCLSVTSEAGAFPLLLVRTGDGLKAYVNACPHQYLPLDYRSANVLSADGTRLLCSAHGAMFDAASGGCLSGDAAGGLDPVPVTEAGGEIRIGG from the coding sequence ATGAGCGATGCCTGGCGCGCCTATGCGAGCGCCCCGCCGGACGGGGCGCTGGTCTGTCCGTCCGAGGCGGTGGCGCAAGGCGCGGCGCGCTGCCTGTCGGTGACCTCGGAAGCCGGTGCCTTCCCGCTGCTCCTGGTGCGGACCGGAGACGGGCTCAAGGCCTATGTCAATGCCTGCCCGCACCAATATCTGCCGCTCGACTATCGCTCGGCGAACGTATTGTCGGCCGACGGCACGCGCCTGCTCTGCTCGGCGCATGGCGCCATGTTCGACGCGGCGAGCGGGGGATGCCTGTCGGGCGACGCCGCCGGCGGCCTCGACCCGGTGCCGGTGACCGAGGCCGGCGGCGAGATCCGCATCGGCGGCTGA
- the hpd gene encoding 4-hydroxyphenylpyruvate dioxygenase has protein sequence MGPFPHDAPKATISDSNPAGTDGFEFVEFAHPEPEKLDRLFRQMGFAPVARHRTKDITLYRQGDINYLLNREPNSHASAFVAEHGPCAPAMAWRVVDAQKALQRALDLGATEYTGEGKSLDVPAVIGIGGSLLYFVDTYGETGSAYSREFDWLGEVNPKPKGFGFFYLDHLTHNVVRGNMDTWYRFYRDTFNFREIRYFDISGKMTGLTSRALTSPDGKIRIPINESADEHSQIEEYLREYKGEGIQHIAVATNDIYAGTDAIAAAGLAFMPGPPDIYYEKSKARVKGHQEPLDRMKQRGILIDGEGVVGGGQTRILLQIFSKTVIGPIFFEFIQRKGDDGFGEGNFKALFESIEEDQIQRGVLKPAAAE, from the coding sequence ATGGGTCCCTTTCCACATGACGCGCCCAAGGCCACCATCAGCGACAGCAATCCGGCCGGCACCGACGGTTTCGAATTCGTCGAATTCGCCCATCCGGAGCCGGAAAAGCTCGACCGGCTGTTCCGCCAGATGGGATTCGCGCCGGTCGCCCGGCACCGGACCAAGGACATCACGCTCTACCGCCAGGGCGACATCAACTATCTGCTGAACCGCGAGCCGAACAGCCACGCCTCGGCCTTCGTTGCCGAGCACGGGCCCTGTGCGCCGGCCATGGCCTGGCGCGTCGTCGACGCGCAGAAGGCGCTGCAGCGCGCGCTCGACCTCGGCGCCACCGAATATACCGGCGAAGGCAAGTCGCTCGACGTGCCGGCAGTGATCGGCATCGGCGGCTCGCTGCTCTATTTCGTCGACACCTATGGCGAGACGGGCTCGGCCTATTCGCGTGAGTTCGACTGGCTCGGCGAAGTGAATCCGAAGCCGAAAGGTTTCGGCTTCTTCTACCTCGACCATCTCACCCACAATGTCGTGCGCGGCAATATGGACACCTGGTACCGGTTCTACCGGGACACGTTCAATTTCCGCGAGATCCGCTATTTCGACATTTCCGGCAAGATGACCGGCCTGACCAGCCGGGCGCTGACCTCGCCCGACGGCAAGATCCGCATCCCGATCAACGAAAGCGCCGACGAGCACAGCCAGATCGAGGAATATCTGCGCGAATACAAGGGCGAGGGCATCCAGCATATCGCGGTCGCCACCAACGACATCTATGCCGGCACCGATGCGATCGCGGCGGCAGGCCTCGCGTTCATGCCGGGCCCGCCCGACATCTACTACGAGAAGTCGAAGGCCCGGGTGAAAGGCCACCAGGAACCGCTCGACCGCATGAAGCAGCGCGGCATCCTGATCGACGGCGAAGGCGTGGTGGGCGGCGGCCAGACCCGCATCCTGCTGCAGATCTTCTCCAAGACGGTGATCGGGCCGATCTTCTTCGAGTTCATCCAGCGCAAGGGCGACGATGGCTTCGGCGAGGGCAATTTCAAGGCCCTGTTCGAGTCGATCGAGGAGGATCAGATCCAGCGCGGCGTGCTCAAGCCGGCCGCGGCCGAGTGA
- the dadA_5 gene encoding D-amino acid dehydrogenase small subunit has protein sequence MISTKPSHVAVIGAGITGITTAYNLAKRGCRVTVFDRHPYAAMETSFANGGQLSASNAEVWNSWATVLKGVKWMFTPGAPLLVNPTPSWHKLSWMAEFIAAIPKYEENTVTTARLAVEARAHLTRIARDEGIDFDCETRGILHFYHTRSDFEAAARVSKLLARGGLERRAVTPEEIRAIEPALRGTFYGGFYTPSDFTGDIHKFTNGLARACERLGVAMRLATEVTGVVPTDLAVRISSRSVEPTLDGAAEPERIESFDQVVVCGGVMSRSIGRQAGDRVNVYPVKGYSITVNLIDAADREAAPWTSLLDDRAKIVTSRLGADRFRVAGTAEFNGVNKDIRAERIGPLIAWCRAHFPGMSTRQVVPWAGLRPMMPDMMPRVMRGRNPRVFYNTGHGHLGWTLSAATADAIGALATQRANAA, from the coding sequence ATGATCTCGACCAAACCCTCCCATGTCGCCGTGATCGGCGCCGGCATTACCGGCATCACCACGGCCTACAATCTTGCCAAGCGCGGCTGCCGGGTCACGGTCTTCGACCGCCATCCCTATGCGGCGATGGAGACCTCGTTCGCCAATGGCGGCCAGCTTTCCGCGTCCAATGCCGAGGTCTGGAACAGCTGGGCGACCGTGCTGAAGGGCGTGAAATGGATGTTCACGCCCGGCGCGCCGCTGCTGGTGAACCCGACGCCGTCCTGGCACAAGCTGTCGTGGATGGCCGAGTTCATCGCGGCGATCCCGAAATATGAAGAAAACACCGTGACCACGGCCCGGCTCGCGGTCGAGGCGCGGGCCCATCTCACCCGCATTGCCCGGGACGAGGGCATCGATTTCGACTGCGAGACCCGGGGCATCCTGCATTTCTATCATACCAGGAGCGATTTCGAGGCCGCGGCGCGGGTGTCGAAGCTGCTCGCCCGCGGCGGCCTGGAGCGGCGCGCGGTGACGCCGGAGGAGATCCGCGCCATCGAGCCGGCCCTGAGGGGCACGTTCTACGGCGGCTTCTACACGCCGTCGGACTTCACCGGCGACATCCACAAATTCACCAATGGCCTCGCCAGGGCCTGCGAAAGGCTGGGTGTCGCGATGCGGCTCGCCACCGAGGTGACCGGCGTGGTGCCGACCGATCTCGCCGTGCGGATCTCCAGCCGCTCGGTCGAGCCGACGCTCGACGGCGCCGCCGAGCCCGAGCGGATCGAGAGCTTCGACCAGGTGGTGGTGTGCGGCGGCGTCATGTCGCGCAGCATCGGCCGCCAGGCCGGCGACCGGGTCAACGTCTATCCGGTCAAGGGCTATTCGATCACCGTCAATCTGATCGACGCGGCCGACCGGGAGGCCGCGCCCTGGACGAGCCTGCTCGACGACCGCGCCAAGATCGTCACCAGCCGGCTCGGCGCGGACCGGTTCCGTGTGGCCGGCACGGCCGAGTTCAACGGCGTCAACAAGGACATCCGGGCCGAGCGCATCGGCCCCCTGATCGCCTGGTGCCGCGCCCATTTCCCCGGCATGAGCACGCGCCAGGTCGTGCCCTGGGCCGGCCTCCGGCCGATGATGCCCGACATGATGCCGCGGGTGATGCGCGGGCGGAACCCGCGGGTCTTCTACAATACCGGCCACGGCCATCTCGGCTGGACGCTGTCGGCGGCCACCGCCGATGCGATCGGGGCGCTCGCGACCCAGCGCGCCAACGCGGCCTGA
- the gloB_4 gene encoding Hydroxyacylglutathione hydrolase produces MSALATDPDLVFPVPTPPEPGAVLEIAPGILWTRLPLPFRLNHVNIYLIEDGDGWAVLDTGIDDQVTRDAWEALVAGPLKGRRLTRLIVTHFHPDHIGLAGWLARRFDMPLLTSQTSYLSCLNISLKPNALDAKLYRDFYLSHGLGQELTELVATQGSEYLHMVSDLPGTFLRLVAGDQLKIGGRVFAVRSGDGHAAEQIMLHSAEDKVLFVADQVLAKITPNVSVWAVDPHGDPLGLFLRSLRLLKAEIPPDTLVLPGHQLPFIGLDLRSQQLIAHHESRCAALIDACRDKPRSAAELIPFMFTRKLDAHQTSFAFSEVLSHVNYTLNQGELVRAGLIRGVEYFAAPR; encoded by the coding sequence ATGTCCGCCCTGGCCACCGATCCCGACCTCGTCTTCCCCGTGCCGACGCCCCCCGAGCCGGGTGCGGTGCTGGAGATCGCGCCGGGCATCCTCTGGACGCGGCTGCCGCTGCCCTTCCGGCTCAATCACGTGAACATCTATCTGATCGAGGACGGCGACGGCTGGGCCGTGCTCGATACCGGCATTGACGACCAGGTGACCCGCGACGCCTGGGAGGCGCTGGTCGCCGGGCCGCTCAAGGGCCGGCGCCTGACGCGGCTGATCGTCACCCATTTCCACCCCGACCATATCGGGCTCGCCGGCTGGCTCGCCCGGCGCTTCGACATGCCGCTCCTGACCAGCCAGACCTCCTATCTGAGCTGCCTGAACATTTCGCTGAAACCCAATGCGCTCGACGCCAAGCTTTACCGCGACTTCTATCTCAGCCACGGTCTCGGCCAGGAGCTGACCGAGCTGGTCGCGACCCAGGGCAGCGAATATCTGCACATGGTCTCCGACCTGCCCGGCACCTTCCTGCGCCTCGTCGCGGGCGACCAGCTGAAGATCGGCGGGCGGGTCTTCGCGGTCCGGTCCGGCGACGGCCACGCCGCCGAGCAGATCATGCTGCATTCGGCCGAGGACAAGGTGCTGTTCGTCGCCGACCAGGTGCTGGCGAAGATCACGCCCAATGTCAGCGTCTGGGCGGTCGATCCGCATGGCGATCCGCTCGGCCTGTTCCTGCGCAGCCTGCGGCTGCTGAAGGCCGAGATCCCGCCGGATACCCTGGTTCTGCCCGGCCATCAGTTGCCCTTCATCGGGCTCGACCTGCGCAGCCAGCAGCTCATCGCCCACCATGAATCGCGTTGCGCGGCGCTAATCGACGCCTGCCGCGACAAGCCGCGCTCGGCCGCCGAGCTCATCCCCTTCATGTTCACGCGCAAGCTCGACGCCCACCAGACGAGCTTCGCCTTCAGCGAAGTGCTGTCCCACGTCAACTACACGCTGAACCAGGGCGAACTGGTGCGCGCCGGCCTCATCCGCGGCGTCGAATATTTCGCCGCGCCGCGCTGA
- the fsr_4 gene encoding Fosmidomycin resistance protein gives MPAARRGEAALLTRVSMAHLVSHFHIMTLPALIPLLPAYLGVGFVEVGVALAVFNIVSLFVQTPIGFLVDRLGPRRLLVAALVLGGLSFLSVAATGSYPLLLVAMAAAGLANGVYHPADYALLSAGIDGARMGRAFSVHTFAGFLGTAIAPAVLLGIAAVSNVAAAFAASGLIGLAVAVLLLTGRSMQPAPARPAPAKAGDRAGGGTSLFTPAVLSLTALFVLLNLSMGGVQNFSVAAFVAGYGLELALANTALTAFLFASALGVLAGGTLADRTSRHGQLAAIAFLATAALVALVALVRLPPVLLVAVMGLAGFLAGVITPSRDMMVRAAAPPGAEGRVFGIVSTGFNVGGVAGPLLYAGLLDHGYPRAVFATAVVFMLLTVALAWVQERGGWPAGR, from the coding sequence ATGCCAGCGGCGCGCCGGGGCGAGGCGGCGCTGCTGACGCGCGTCTCGATGGCCCATCTGGTCAGCCACTTCCACATCATGACGCTGCCGGCGCTGATCCCGCTCCTGCCGGCCTATCTCGGCGTTGGCTTCGTCGAGGTCGGCGTCGCGCTCGCCGTCTTCAACATCGTCTCGCTCTTCGTGCAGACGCCGATTGGCTTCCTGGTCGACCGGCTCGGGCCGCGCCGCCTGCTGGTCGCGGCGCTGGTGCTCGGCGGCCTCAGCTTCCTCTCGGTCGCCGCGACCGGCAGCTATCCGCTGCTGCTCGTCGCCATGGCCGCCGCAGGGCTCGCCAACGGCGTCTATCACCCCGCCGACTATGCGCTGCTCTCCGCCGGCATCGACGGCGCGCGCATGGGCCGCGCCTTTTCCGTCCATACCTTCGCGGGTTTCCTCGGCACCGCCATCGCCCCGGCCGTGCTGCTCGGCATTGCCGCGGTTTCGAATGTCGCAGCCGCCTTCGCCGCCTCCGGCCTCATCGGCCTTGCCGTCGCGGTCCTGCTCCTGACCGGCCGGTCGATGCAGCCGGCGCCGGCCCGGCCCGCACCGGCCAAGGCCGGCGACAGGGCGGGCGGCGGAACCAGCCTGTTCACGCCGGCCGTCCTGTCGCTCACCGCGCTCTTCGTGCTGCTCAATCTCAGCATGGGCGGCGTCCAGAACTTTTCGGTCGCCGCCTTCGTCGCCGGCTACGGCCTCGAACTGGCGCTCGCCAATACGGCGCTGACCGCCTTCCTGTTCGCGAGCGCGCTCGGCGTGCTGGCCGGCGGCACGCTGGCCGACCGCACCAGCCGGCACGGCCAGCTCGCGGCGATCGCCTTCCTGGCGACCGCCGCGCTGGTAGCCCTGGTGGCCCTCGTCCGCCTGCCGCCGGTGCTGCTCGTCGCCGTCATGGGCCTTGCCGGCTTCCTCGCCGGCGTCATCACGCCCTCGCGCGACATGATGGTGCGCGCCGCCGCCCCGCCCGGCGCCGAAGGCCGCGTGTTCGGCATCGTCTCCACCGGCTTCAATGTCGGCGGCGTGGCCGGGCCACTGCTCTACGCCGGCCTGCTCGACCACGGCTATCCGCGGGCGGTGTTCGCCACCGCCGTCGTCTTCATGCTGCTGACCGTGGCCCTCGCCTGGGTCCAGGAACGCGGCGGCTGGCCGGCCGGACGCTGA
- the ripA_8 gene encoding HTH-type transcriptional repressor of iron proteins A yields MDTRETRHLGYHATERPVAAMEIDYPAGSSTGLHSHPRGQLLHAIEGVMIVRSAAGSWVVPPNRAVWLVPDLEHEVRMCGAVKIRTLFVDPGAAPHLPRASCVLAVSPLLRELIIAAIAVPIDYAPGTRDERLLQLLLDELREVAVLPLHLPLPRDARLRTICAALTAHPADTTTAGQWAGRLGIAAKTLHRLFARDTGLTFGQWRQQARLIFALERLAQGARIIDVAFDAGYASQSAFTAMFRKHFGQPPSAFYQSPEAVAG; encoded by the coding sequence ATGGACACACGGGAAACACGCCATCTCGGCTATCACGCCACGGAGCGGCCGGTGGCGGCGATGGAGATCGACTATCCCGCGGGCAGTTCGACCGGCCTGCATTCGCATCCGCGCGGCCAACTGCTCCATGCCATCGAGGGCGTGATGATCGTCCGCTCGGCCGCCGGCTCCTGGGTGGTGCCGCCGAACCGCGCCGTCTGGCTGGTGCCGGATCTCGAGCACGAGGTGCGGATGTGCGGCGCCGTGAAGATCCGCACGCTGTTCGTCGACCCCGGCGCGGCGCCGCATCTGCCCCGGGCGAGTTGCGTGCTGGCGGTCTCGCCATTGCTGCGCGAACTGATCATCGCCGCCATCGCCGTGCCGATCGACTATGCACCCGGCACCCGCGACGAGCGCCTGCTCCAGCTCCTGCTCGACGAGTTGCGCGAGGTTGCGGTGCTGCCGCTGCATCTGCCGCTGCCACGCGACGCGCGGCTCCGGACCATCTGCGCGGCCCTGACCGCGCACCCTGCCGACACGACCACGGCCGGGCAATGGGCCGGCCGGCTCGGCATTGCCGCCAAGACGCTGCACCGGCTGTTCGCAAGGGATACCGGGCTTACCTTCGGCCAATGGCGCCAGCAAGCGCGCCTGATCTTCGCCCTGGAACGGCTCGCCCAGGGCGCCAGGATCATCGATGTCGCCTTCGACGCCGGCTATGCCAGCCAGAGCGCCTTTACCGCCATGTTCCGCAAGCATTTCGGCCAGCCGCCGAGCGCCTTCTATCAGTCGCCGGAGGCGGTGGCAGGCTAG
- the fabG_23 gene encoding 3-oxoacyl-[acyl-carrier-protein] reductase FabG, with the protein MTTGHGGAAALVTGGSQGIGAAIVARIARRGIPVINLDRQPGAADAPARWVKADLTDLDETRAALAEITARHDILWLVNNAGIAAPATLEETTAEDLDRVVAINLRSNILCAQAALPAMKHAGKGRIVSISSRTALGKELRTAYSATKAGVIGMTRTWALELAPLGITVNAIGPGPIETELFRSANPHNSPRTRAIIEGVPVRRLGQPEDIAHAVEFFLSDEASFVTGQVLYVCGGMTVGVAPI; encoded by the coding sequence ATGACGACAGGCCATGGAGGCGCGGCAGCGCTGGTCACCGGCGGCAGCCAGGGCATCGGTGCGGCGATCGTCGCGCGCATCGCCCGGCGTGGCATCCCCGTCATCAATCTCGACCGGCAGCCCGGGGCGGCGGACGCGCCGGCGCGCTGGGTGAAGGCCGACCTCACCGATCTCGACGAGACGCGTGCGGCGCTCGCCGAGATCACGGCGCGCCACGACATTCTCTGGCTGGTCAACAATGCCGGCATCGCCGCGCCGGCGACGCTCGAGGAGACGACGGCGGAGGATCTCGACCGCGTCGTCGCGATCAACCTGCGCAGCAACATCCTCTGCGCCCAGGCGGCACTGCCGGCCATGAAACACGCTGGCAAGGGCCGCATCGTCAGCATTTCGAGCCGCACCGCGCTCGGCAAGGAACTGCGCACGGCCTATTCGGCGACGAAGGCCGGCGTGATCGGCATGACGCGCACCTGGGCTCTCGAACTCGCCCCGCTCGGCATCACCGTCAATGCGATCGGGCCGGGGCCGATCGAGACGGAGCTGTTCCGCAGCGCCAATCCCCACAACAGCCCGCGCACGCGGGCGATCATCGAAGGCGTGCCGGTGCGCCGGCTCGGCCAGCCCGAGGACATCGCCCATGCGGTCGAGTTCTTCCTCTCCGACGAAGCCTCCTTCGTCACCGGCCAGGTCCTCTATGTCTGCGGCGGCATGACGGTCGGGGTCGCGCCGATCTGA
- the gnl_4 gene encoding Gluconolactonase precursor yields MTELVRELADGLMFPEGPVAMADGSILLVEIGRGTLTRVGPDGTVSIVATPGGGPNGLALGPDGHAYVCNNGGFKWTEPGDPGGYRPVAQADDYSGGRIERVDLATGAVEVLYTETEKGPLKGPNDIVFDADGGFYFTDLGKVRAREMDRGAVYYARADGSAIQELAFPLMTPNGIGLSPDGATLYVAETQTARLWAFDLVAPGKIRRQPFPSPHGGRLVAGLGGYRMFDSLAVDAEGHICVATLVEGGITIIAPDGGAIQHVPMPDRWTTNICFGGKDLRTAFVTLSSSGRLVALPWRRPGLALNYGEQ; encoded by the coding sequence ATGACCGAGCTTGTGCGCGAGCTTGCCGACGGACTGATGTTCCCGGAAGGGCCGGTGGCCATGGCCGACGGCTCGATCCTGCTGGTCGAGATCGGTCGGGGCACGCTGACCCGGGTCGGTCCGGACGGCACCGTCAGCATCGTCGCGACGCCGGGCGGCGGCCCGAACGGGCTGGCGCTCGGGCCTGACGGCCATGCCTATGTCTGCAACAATGGCGGCTTCAAATGGACGGAGCCGGGCGATCCCGGCGGCTATCGGCCGGTGGCCCAGGCCGACGACTACAGCGGTGGCCGGATCGAGCGGGTCGATCTCGCGACCGGTGCGGTCGAGGTACTCTATACCGAGACTGAGAAGGGGCCGCTGAAGGGACCGAACGACATCGTCTTCGATGCCGATGGCGGCTTCTACTTCACCGATCTCGGCAAGGTCCGGGCGCGCGAGATGGACCGCGGCGCGGTCTATTACGCCCGCGCCGACGGCAGTGCCATCCAGGAACTCGCCTTTCCCCTGATGACCCCGAACGGCATCGGGCTGTCACCCGACGGCGCGACGCTCTATGTCGCGGAAACGCAGACGGCGCGGCTCTGGGCCTTCGACCTCGTCGCGCCCGGCAAGATCCGGCGCCAGCCCTTTCCCTCGCCGCATGGCGGCCGCCTCGTCGCCGGCCTCGGCGGCTACCGCATGTTCGATTCGCTCGCGGTCGACGCGGAGGGCCATATCTGCGTCGCAACCCTGGTGGAGGGCGGCATCACCATCATCGCGCCGGATGGCGGCGCCATCCAGCACGTGCCCATGCCGGACCGCTGGACCACCAATATCTGTTTCGGCGGCAAGGATCTGAGGACCGCCTTTGTCACCCTGTCCTCGTCCGGTCGGCTCGTCGCGCTGCCCTGGCGACGGCCGGGCCTTGCGCTGAACTATGGCGAACAATGA